The proteins below are encoded in one region of Tiliqua scincoides isolate rTilSci1 chromosome 7, rTilSci1.hap2, whole genome shotgun sequence:
- the TMEM60 gene encoding transmembrane protein 60 — MRMSLAQRVLLTWLFTLLFLIMLVLKLDEKAPWNWFLIFIPVWIFDTILLVMIIVKMAGRCKSGYDPRNGSQNLKKKAWYLAAMLLKLAFCLALCARLERFAVIKLAYVFIPFWALLIGGMIELGFNIFYVQRV; from the coding sequence ATGAGAATGTCTTTGGCGCAGAGAGTGCTGCTCACATGGCTCTTCACATTGCTATTCCTGATCATGTTGGTGTTAAAACTGGATGAAAAGGCACCATGGAACTGGTTTCTAATATTTATCCCTGTTTGGATATTTGATACAATTCTTCTAGTTATGATCATTGTGAAAATGGCTGGCCGTTGTAAGTCTGGGTATGACCCTCGGAATGGATCCCAAAACCTGAAGAAGAAAGCCTGGTACCTTGCAGCAATGTTGCTTAAACTGGCCTTCTGCCTTGCCCTCTGTGCTCGATTGGAACGGTTTGCTGTAATAAAGCTAGCCTATGTCTTTATTCCCTTTTGGGCTTTGCTCATTGGAGGGATGATAGAACTTGGATTCAACATCTTCTATGTACAAAGGGTCTAA